The Pelmatolapia mariae isolate MD_Pm_ZW linkage group LG10_11, Pm_UMD_F_2, whole genome shotgun sequence genome includes a region encoding these proteins:
- the cers2b gene encoding ceramide synthase 2, translating into MLSELSEWFWQERRWFPEGLGWADLEDRDGRVYAKARDLWVALPIALIFLIIRQIFERMVATPLASLLGVEDTVRLKVPHNPTLESYYCNITKNPTQSSVASLCKKTGYSERQVQRWFRRRRNQDRPSLLKKFREASWRFTFYLLAFIAGLAALIDKPWLYDLKEMWQGFPVLTLLPSQYWYYMIELGFYGSLLFSVASDVKRKDFKEQIVHHVATILLISFSWCVNYIRCGTLIMLVHDSSDYLLESAKMFNYAGWRNACNYIFIVFAAVFIVTRLVIFPFWIIYCTWVYPVTIYKPFFGYYFFNGLLMTLQCLHIFWAILIIRIAIRFLTNNEKVDDERSDKDETDESEEEEDEEAGEKKHMKKNGPVQNGHTVHNNNHRKRQ; encoded by the exons ATGTTGTCGGAGCTCAGTGAGTGGTTCTGGCAGGAGCGGCGGTGGTTTCCGGAGGGCCTGGGCTGGGCTGACCTGGAGGATCGGGATGGACGAGTATACGCCAAGGCCCGCGACTTGTGGGTGGCGCTGCCCATTGCCCTCATATTCCTCATTATCCGTCAGATCTTTGAAAG GATGGTGGCCACGCCTCTGGCCTCGCTGCTCGGGGTTGAAGACACGGTGCGGCTCAAGGTCCCACACAACCCCACACTGGAGTCCTACTACTGTAACATTACCAAAAACCCCACACAG TCTTCAGTAGCAAGTCTTTGCAAGAAGACTGGCTACTCAGAAAGACAAGTTCAGCGATGGTTCAGGAGACGAAGGAACCAGGACAGACCGAGTCTGCTCAAAAAGTTTCGCGAGGCCAG TTGGagatttaccttttaccttctTGCTTTCATTGCTGGCCTGGCCGCCCTCATCGAT AAACCTTGGCTGTATGACCTGAAGGAGATGTGGCAAGGCTTTCCTGTGCTG ACTCTCTTGCCGTCCCAATATTGGTACTATATGATTGAACTGGGTTTCTATGGATCTCTACTATTCAGCGTTGCCTCTGATGTCAAACGCAAA GACTTCAAGGAGCAGATAGTTCACCATGTAGCAACAATCCTCCTCATCAGCTTCTCCTGGTGTGTTAACTACATCCGTTGTGGAACTCTCATCATGCTGGTGCACGACTCCTCCGATTACCTCCTCGAG TCTGCAAAGATGTTCAACTATGCTGGGTGGAGAAATGCCTGTAACtacattttcattgtatttgCTGCAGTCTTCATTGTCACCCGCCTTGTTATCTTCCCCTTCTg GATTATTTACTGCACGTGGGTGTATCCAGTGACCATCTATAAGCCATTCTTCGGCTACTACTTTTTCAACGGACTGCTGATGACTCTGCAGTGTCTACATATCTTCTGGGCCATTCTCATTATACGCATAGCAATCCGATTCCTCACCAACAAT GAAAAAGTGGATGATGAAAGAAGCGACAAAGATGAAACAGACGAatcagaagaggaggaggacgaggaggcagGAGAGAAAAAGCATATGAAGAAAAATGGCCCGGTGCAGAATGGTCACACAgtccacaacaacaaccaccgcAAGAGGCAGTGA
- the arnt gene encoding aryl hydrocarbon receptor nuclear translocator isoform X1 produces MLFHTEMSSSNAELQDPDLGMGASGTQTSGGAVVPKGSNKRRAAPDFDDVDGGKISRFDDDTGGSSNDKERFARENHSEIERRRRNKMTAYITELSDMVPTCSALARKPDKLTILRMAVSHMKSLRGSGNTNADGSYKPSFLTDQELKHLILEAADGFLFVVSCETGRIVYVSDSLTPVLNQSQSDWLGSSLYDQLHPDDKDKLQEQLSTAENNNTGRMLDLKTGTVKKESQQSSARMSMGARRSFICRMRCGTCPVEPMSMNRLQFLRNRNRNGLGAAKEGEPQYVVVHCTGYIKSWPPAGVSLTDDEADNTQGSRYCLVAIGRLQVTCCPGDTDANSISVPVEFISRHNCQGMFTFVDHRCLPAIGYQPQDLLGKSILDFAHPEDQGLLRDSFQQVIKLKGQVLSVMFRFRTKSREFIWMRTSSFTFQNPFSEEIEYIICTNVNVKQLQQQQADLEGRDGPYEPGSMTHPQMQVQPVTAAGPDHSKSIEKPELYPSLFQGQDQTKGLPSSTPTPSTQIYAPNNNFAAGRSSDAYRPVNMNPQMPQPTHSASAGQILAQISRQNVAPQQVNQSSTTGPLHGGPAGGWPGAGPAARPQFNNQQVAPQAAKTMSPQFTPMGGFVGGPTNTFGQMPTGAAPMPTGAAPTATSGANYSQINARASLNNNGFDGSQSGAQFPPRAAEAVWPQWQGQQHSQSNSEQGNQQDIFPDVLSMLEQPANFNNEDFEIPMYTPFNE; encoded by the exons atgttattCCACACGGAGATGTCTTCTTCAAATGCAG AGTTACAAGACCCAGATCTGGGTATGGGGGCCAGTGGGACCCAAACAAGTGGCGGGGCTGTTGTACCAAAAGGGAGCAACAAAAGACGAGCTgc GCCAGACTTTGATGATGTTGATGGAGGCAAGATAAGCAG gTTTGATGATGACACAGGAGGCTCCAGCAATGACAAAGAGCGCTTTGCCAG GGAGAACCACAGCGAGATTGAAAGGCGGAGGCGTAATAAGATGACCGCTTACATCACAGAATTATCTGACATGGTACCCACCTGCAGTGCACTAGCGCGGAAACCAGACAAACTAACCATCCTGCGAATGGCAGTTTCTCATATGAAGTCACTTAGAGGAAGCGGGAATACCAATGCAGATGGGTCGTACAAACCTTCATTTCTCACTGACCAG GAGCTTAAGCATCTCATCCTGGAAGCTGCTGATGGCTTCCTGTTTGTGGTGTCATGCGAGACGGGGCGCATTGTTTACGTCTCTGACTCCCTGACCCCGGTCCTCAACCAATCACAGTCTGACTGGCTCGGATCCTCCCTGTATGATCAGCTCCACCCAGACGACAAAGACAAGCTTCAGGAGCAGCTCTCCACCGCAGAGAATAACAACACAG GGAGGATGTTGGACTTAAAGACAGGAACAGTGAAGAAGGAGAGTCAGCAGTCATCAGCGAGGATGAGTATGGGAGCTCGTCGATCATTCATCTGCAGAATGAG gtgTGGCACGTGTCCAGTGGAACCAATGTCAATGAACAGACTGCAGTTTCTTAGGAACAGAAACAG AAATGGTTTGGGTGCAGCCAAGGAAGGGGAACCACAGTATGTAGTGGTGCACTGCACAGGATACATCAAGTCCTGGCCCCCTGCAG GAGTATCATTAACAGATGATGAAGCAGACAATACTCAGGGGAGTCGCTACTGTCTAGTTGCTATTGGGAGATTACAG GTTACTTGTTGTCCTGGTGACACAGATGCGAACAGTATCAGTGTTCCTGTGGAGTTCATCTCCCGACACAACTGTCAGGGCATGTTCACTTTTGTAGATCATCGCTGCTTGCCCGCTATCGGATATCAACCCCAG GATTTATTGGGGAAGAGTATCCTAGACTTCGCCCACCCTGAAGACCAGGGCTTACTAAGAGACAGCTTTCAACAG GTGATTAAGCTGAAGGGTCAGGTTCTGTCAGTGATGTTTCGATTCCGCACCAAGTCGAGAGAATTTATATGGATGCGAACCAGCTCCTTCACTTTCCAGAACCCGTTCTCGGAGGAGATCGAGTACATCATCTGCACCAATGTCAATGTCAA ACAGCTACAACAGCAGCAGGCCGACCTGGAAGGACGAGATGGTCCATATGAACCAGGATCAATGACCCACCCACAG ATGCAGGTGCAGCCAGTCACTGCAGCAGGGCCGGACCACAGCAAGAGCATTGAGAAGCCAGAACTCTACCCTTCGCTTTTCCAAGGGCAAGATCAGACCAAAGGCCTTCCTTCCTCCACCCCTACTCCATCCACCCAGATCTATGCCCCAAACAACAACTTTGCTGCTGGTCGTTCTAGCGATGCATACAG ACCAGTCAATATGAATCCACAGATGCCGCAGCCCACCCACTCAGCCTCAGCAGGACAGATCTTGGCTCAGATTTCTCGTCAGAATGTAGCCCCACAGCAAGTTAACCAATCCAGTACGACAGGCCCCCTCCATGGAGGCCCAGCAGGCGGGTGGCCTGGGGCTGGACCTGCAGCCAGACCGCAATTTAATAACCAG CAGGTGGCTCCCCAGGCGGCAAAGACCATGTCGCCACAATTTACTCCCATGGGAGGGTTTGTAGGCGGCCCTACCAACACTTTTGGCCAGATGCCAACAGGTGCTGCTCCCATGCCAACAGGTGCTGCTCCCACCGCCACCAGTGGCGCAAACTACTCGCAAATTAATGCTCGTGCAAGCCTCAACAACAACGGTTTTG ATGGCTCTCAGTCTGGGGCACAGTTCCCTCCTCGagcagcagaggcagtgtgGCCCCAGTGGCAAGGCCAGCAGCATTCACAGAGTAATTCAGAGCAGGGCAACCAGCAAGACATCTTTCCT GATGTGTTGTCTATGTTGGAGCAGCCTGCCAACTTCAACAACGAGGACTTTGAGATTCCTATGTACACGCCATTTAACGAGTGA
- the arnt gene encoding aryl hydrocarbon receptor nuclear translocator isoform X2, which translates to MLFHTEMSSSNAELQDPDLGMGASGTQTSGGAVVPKGSNKRRAAPDFDDVDGGKISRFDDDTGGSSNDKERFARENHSEIERRRRNKMTAYITELSDMVPTCSALARKPDKLTILRMAVSHMKSLRGSGNTNADGSYKPSFLTDQELKHLILEAADGFLFVVSCETGRIVYVSDSLTPVLNQSQSDWLGSSLYDQLHPDDKDKLQEQLSTAENNNTGRMLDLKTGTVKKESQQSSARMSMGARRSFICRMRCGTCPVEPMSMNRLQFLRNRNRNGLGAAKEGEPQYVVVHCTGYIKSWPPAGVSLTDDEADNTQGSRYCLVAIGRLQVTCCPGDTDANSISVPVEFISRHNCQGMFTFVDHRCLPAIGYQPQDLLGKSILDFAHPEDQGLLRDSFQQVIKLKGQVLSVMFRFRTKSREFIWMRTSSFTFQNPFSEEIEYIICTNVNVKQLQQQQADLEGRDGPYEPGSMTHPQMQVQPVTAAGPDHSKSIEKPELYPSLFQGQDQTKGLPSSTPTPSTQIYAPNNNFAAGRSSDAYRPVNMNPQMPQPTHSASAGQILAQISRQNVAPQQVNQSSTTGPLHGGPAGGWPGAGPAARPQFNNQVAPQAAKTMSPQFTPMGGFVGGPTNTFGQMPTGAAPMPTGAAPTATSGANYSQINARASLNNNGFDGSQSGAQFPPRAAEAVWPQWQGQQHSQSNSEQGNQQDIFPDVLSMLEQPANFNNEDFEIPMYTPFNE; encoded by the exons atgttattCCACACGGAGATGTCTTCTTCAAATGCAG AGTTACAAGACCCAGATCTGGGTATGGGGGCCAGTGGGACCCAAACAAGTGGCGGGGCTGTTGTACCAAAAGGGAGCAACAAAAGACGAGCTgc GCCAGACTTTGATGATGTTGATGGAGGCAAGATAAGCAG gTTTGATGATGACACAGGAGGCTCCAGCAATGACAAAGAGCGCTTTGCCAG GGAGAACCACAGCGAGATTGAAAGGCGGAGGCGTAATAAGATGACCGCTTACATCACAGAATTATCTGACATGGTACCCACCTGCAGTGCACTAGCGCGGAAACCAGACAAACTAACCATCCTGCGAATGGCAGTTTCTCATATGAAGTCACTTAGAGGAAGCGGGAATACCAATGCAGATGGGTCGTACAAACCTTCATTTCTCACTGACCAG GAGCTTAAGCATCTCATCCTGGAAGCTGCTGATGGCTTCCTGTTTGTGGTGTCATGCGAGACGGGGCGCATTGTTTACGTCTCTGACTCCCTGACCCCGGTCCTCAACCAATCACAGTCTGACTGGCTCGGATCCTCCCTGTATGATCAGCTCCACCCAGACGACAAAGACAAGCTTCAGGAGCAGCTCTCCACCGCAGAGAATAACAACACAG GGAGGATGTTGGACTTAAAGACAGGAACAGTGAAGAAGGAGAGTCAGCAGTCATCAGCGAGGATGAGTATGGGAGCTCGTCGATCATTCATCTGCAGAATGAG gtgTGGCACGTGTCCAGTGGAACCAATGTCAATGAACAGACTGCAGTTTCTTAGGAACAGAAACAG AAATGGTTTGGGTGCAGCCAAGGAAGGGGAACCACAGTATGTAGTGGTGCACTGCACAGGATACATCAAGTCCTGGCCCCCTGCAG GAGTATCATTAACAGATGATGAAGCAGACAATACTCAGGGGAGTCGCTACTGTCTAGTTGCTATTGGGAGATTACAG GTTACTTGTTGTCCTGGTGACACAGATGCGAACAGTATCAGTGTTCCTGTGGAGTTCATCTCCCGACACAACTGTCAGGGCATGTTCACTTTTGTAGATCATCGCTGCTTGCCCGCTATCGGATATCAACCCCAG GATTTATTGGGGAAGAGTATCCTAGACTTCGCCCACCCTGAAGACCAGGGCTTACTAAGAGACAGCTTTCAACAG GTGATTAAGCTGAAGGGTCAGGTTCTGTCAGTGATGTTTCGATTCCGCACCAAGTCGAGAGAATTTATATGGATGCGAACCAGCTCCTTCACTTTCCAGAACCCGTTCTCGGAGGAGATCGAGTACATCATCTGCACCAATGTCAATGTCAA ACAGCTACAACAGCAGCAGGCCGACCTGGAAGGACGAGATGGTCCATATGAACCAGGATCAATGACCCACCCACAG ATGCAGGTGCAGCCAGTCACTGCAGCAGGGCCGGACCACAGCAAGAGCATTGAGAAGCCAGAACTCTACCCTTCGCTTTTCCAAGGGCAAGATCAGACCAAAGGCCTTCCTTCCTCCACCCCTACTCCATCCACCCAGATCTATGCCCCAAACAACAACTTTGCTGCTGGTCGTTCTAGCGATGCATACAG ACCAGTCAATATGAATCCACAGATGCCGCAGCCCACCCACTCAGCCTCAGCAGGACAGATCTTGGCTCAGATTTCTCGTCAGAATGTAGCCCCACAGCAAGTTAACCAATCCAGTACGACAGGCCCCCTCCATGGAGGCCCAGCAGGCGGGTGGCCTGGGGCTGGACCTGCAGCCAGACCGCAATTTAATAACCAG GTGGCTCCCCAGGCGGCAAAGACCATGTCGCCACAATTTACTCCCATGGGAGGGTTTGTAGGCGGCCCTACCAACACTTTTGGCCAGATGCCAACAGGTGCTGCTCCCATGCCAACAGGTGCTGCTCCCACCGCCACCAGTGGCGCAAACTACTCGCAAATTAATGCTCGTGCAAGCCTCAACAACAACGGTTTTG ATGGCTCTCAGTCTGGGGCACAGTTCCCTCCTCGagcagcagaggcagtgtgGCCCCAGTGGCAAGGCCAGCAGCATTCACAGAGTAATTCAGAGCAGGGCAACCAGCAAGACATCTTTCCT GATGTGTTGTCTATGTTGGAGCAGCCTGCCAACTTCAACAACGAGGACTTTGAGATTCCTATGTACACGCCATTTAACGAGTGA
- the LOC134636086 gene encoding cortexin domain-containing 1 protein-like, with the protein MDPPALPVARLDVDVDLGFALFFFFLLCFFLLVTIIRCAQMVLDPYSAISVTTYQEEQTEE; encoded by the coding sequence ATGGACCCTCCAGCCCTCCCTGTGGCCAGGCTGGATGTGGATGTAGATCTCGGGTTtgccctcttcttcttcttcctcctctgctttTTCTTGTTGGTGACCATCATCCGCTGTGCTCAGATGGTGCTGGACCCTTACAGCGCAATCTCTGTAACGACATACCAGGAGGAGCAAACGGAGGAGTGA